A section of the Halopiger aswanensis genome encodes:
- a CDS encoding transcription initiation factor IIB — protein sequence MTQQIATATDGRQPQEVASDVSTGETESADASVRATCPECSGRIVHDAEHGERACAECGLVLDDDELDYGPEWRAGDDEDADERRRVGAPLTERRHDRGLSTTIGWQNKDAYGNELSARKRSQLRRLRTWNERFTAKTAQERNLKHAFGELERMASALDLPEPCRETAAVLYRRAVDEELLPGRSIEAMATACLYAAARQHGTPRTWPTFESVSRVEIARVQRAYRYLSRELGLEIAPADPLQYLGQFASALSISDEAEHVAREILETAKEAGIHVGKSPAGLAASAIYAAARLTNEHVTQKTIDEQTGVSEFTIRNRYQELLDAYGPHAEC from the coding sequence ATGACTCAACAGATCGCCACTGCGACCGACGGTCGACAGCCGCAGGAAGTAGCGTCCGACGTCTCGACCGGCGAGACCGAATCGGCCGACGCGTCGGTTCGAGCAACGTGTCCGGAGTGTAGCGGTCGGATCGTCCACGACGCCGAACACGGCGAACGCGCGTGTGCGGAGTGCGGGCTGGTGCTCGACGACGACGAACTCGACTACGGGCCCGAGTGGCGGGCCGGCGACGACGAGGACGCCGACGAGCGACGCCGGGTCGGCGCACCGCTCACCGAGCGGCGACACGACAGGGGACTCAGTACGACGATCGGCTGGCAAAACAAGGACGCCTACGGCAACGAACTCTCCGCGCGGAAGCGATCACAGCTCCGGCGCCTCCGGACGTGGAACGAGCGGTTTACCGCCAAAACCGCCCAGGAGCGGAACCTGAAACACGCCTTCGGCGAACTCGAGCGCATGGCGTCGGCGCTGGACCTGCCGGAGCCGTGTCGCGAGACCGCTGCCGTGCTCTATCGTCGCGCCGTCGACGAGGAACTACTGCCCGGCCGCTCCATCGAGGCGATGGCGACCGCCTGCCTCTACGCGGCGGCCCGCCAGCACGGAACGCCCCGGACGTGGCCCACCTTCGAGTCGGTCAGCCGCGTCGAGATCGCGCGGGTCCAACGCGCCTACCGCTACCTCTCGCGGGAACTCGGCCTCGAGATCGCCCCCGCCGATCCGCTGCAGTACCTCGGGCAGTTCGCGTCGGCGCTGTCGATCAGCGACGAGGCCGAACACGTCGCCCGCGAGATCCTCGAGACGGCCAAGGAAGCGGGTATTCACGTCGGAAAGAGCCCGGCGGGGCTGGCGGCGTCAGCGATCTACGCGGCGGCGCGCCTGACGAACGAACACGTCACCCAGAAGACCATCGACGAGCAGACCGGCGTCAGCGAGTTCACGATCCGGAACCGGTACCAGGAGTTGCTCGACGCGTACGGGCCACACGCCGAGTGCTAG
- a CDS encoding DUF5778 family protein: MADAIDDDLYQRTKALLEPGDIELNAAVVHTDYDGQADVQMMQATIDIGDIVAEHAGYDPKDCYVYSGNDDPDFSSNQHQGLTLEDEEFVWECQQLLREGSFDIVIYYEASADHEAILEDIRELGYDVTGVEGSE, from the coding sequence ATGGCTGACGCGATCGACGACGACCTCTACCAGCGTACCAAGGCACTGCTCGAGCCCGGCGACATCGAACTGAACGCCGCGGTCGTCCACACCGACTACGACGGACAGGCGGACGTCCAGATGATGCAGGCGACGATCGACATCGGCGACATCGTCGCCGAACACGCCGGCTACGACCCGAAAGACTGCTACGTCTACTCGGGCAACGACGACCCCGATTTCTCCTCGAACCAGCACCAGGGGCTGACCTTAGAGGACGAGGAGTTCGTCTGGGAGTGCCAGCAGCTGCTGCGCGAGGGGAGCTTCGACATCGTCATCTACTACGAGGCCAGCGCCGACCACGAGGCGATCCTCGAGGACATCCGCGAGCTGGGATACGACGTGACCGGCGTCGAGGGCTCGGAGTAG
- the uppS gene encoding polyprenyl diphosphate synthase, whose protein sequence is MKRWLRQRVDAAYERLLTREISGAPTHIAVIQDGNRRYARQNGDEPHEGHRAGAETTEQVLEWCQEIGVEELTLYTFSTENFDRPAEQKEALFDLLCEKLREFADADRVHENEVSIRAIGEIDMLPERVQDAVDYAERRTGDYDRFVLNIALAYGGRSRLLEAARGVARDVDAGELEPEEIDVETIERRLYDRPVRDVDLIIRPAGEERTSNFLPWHANGNEAAVFFCTPYWPEFSKADFLRGIRTYEHRKESWRRTRARRALALLGAVSEAELTEARSIVERFRDSLPTSERPTEDELAVGEDLEGNEPVAD, encoded by the coding sequence ATGAAGCGGTGGCTCCGTCAGCGCGTCGACGCGGCCTACGAGCGACTGCTGACCAGAGAGATCTCCGGTGCGCCGACCCACATCGCGGTGATTCAGGACGGGAATCGACGATACGCTCGGCAAAACGGCGACGAGCCCCACGAGGGCCACCGTGCGGGCGCCGAGACGACCGAACAGGTCCTCGAGTGGTGTCAGGAGATCGGCGTCGAGGAACTGACGCTCTACACGTTCTCGACGGAGAACTTCGATCGACCGGCCGAGCAGAAGGAGGCGCTGTTCGATCTCCTCTGTGAAAAGCTGCGGGAGTTCGCCGACGCCGACCGCGTCCACGAGAACGAGGTCAGCATCCGCGCGATCGGCGAAATCGACATGCTTCCCGAACGAGTCCAAGACGCCGTCGACTACGCCGAACGGCGCACCGGCGACTACGATCGATTCGTCCTCAACATCGCGCTCGCCTACGGCGGCCGGTCGCGACTGCTCGAGGCCGCCCGCGGCGTCGCCCGCGACGTCGACGCCGGCGAACTCGAGCCCGAGGAGATCGACGTCGAGACGATCGAGCGGCGGCTGTACGACCGGCCGGTTCGCGACGTCGATCTGATCATTCGACCCGCCGGCGAAGAGCGGACCTCGAACTTCCTGCCCTGGCACGCCAACGGCAACGAGGCGGCCGTCTTCTTCTGTACGCCCTACTGGCCGGAGTTCTCGAAGGCCGACTTCCTCCGCGGGATTCGGACCTACGAACACCGCAAGGAATCGTGGCGGCGGACCCGCGCCCGGCGGGCGCTGGCCCTGCTCGGCGCGGTTAGCGAGGCGGAGCTCACCGAAGCCCGATCGATCGTCGAGCGGTTCCGCGACTCGCTACCGACGAGCGAACGCCCGACGGAGGACGAACTCGCCGTCGGCGAGGACCTCGAGGGGAACGAGCCCGTCGCCGACTGA
- a CDS encoding undecaprenyl diphosphate synthase family protein yields MGLYERYLALRIRRHEAAPPEHVALVITERDLLEEGAYETLTDFFEWAFAYASRVTVYVSVLDADAIPTLRRELEAIDGPGGREVAVRGPEDRTPADAPIQIGIGLGGKHEFTSAVQTLAESVDAGELEPAEIDDERVEEHLVFPSEPDLVIKTGAERLSDFMIWQSVYSELYFTDINWRDFRERDFLRAVREFCNRSRRFGR; encoded by the coding sequence GTGGGACTGTACGAACGGTACCTCGCCCTCCGAATCCGCCGCCACGAGGCCGCCCCGCCCGAGCACGTCGCCCTCGTCATCACCGAGCGCGACCTCCTCGAGGAGGGCGCCTACGAGACGCTCACCGACTTCTTCGAGTGGGCGTTCGCGTACGCCTCGCGGGTGACGGTCTACGTGAGCGTCCTCGACGCCGACGCCATCCCGACGCTGCGGCGCGAACTCGAGGCGATCGACGGCCCGGGCGGCCGCGAGGTCGCGGTCCGCGGGCCCGAAGATCGGACGCCGGCGGACGCGCCGATCCAGATCGGGATCGGCCTCGGCGGGAAACACGAGTTCACGAGCGCCGTCCAGACGCTCGCCGAGAGCGTCGACGCCGGCGAACTCGAGCCCGCGGAGATCGACGACGAACGGGTCGAGGAACACCTCGTCTTTCCGTCGGAACCCGACCTCGTCATCAAGACCGGCGCCGAGCGGCTCTCGGATTTCATGATCTGGCAGTCGGTCTACTCGGAGCTGTACTTCACCGACATCAACTGGCGGGACTTCCGCGAGCGAGACTTCCTGCGGGCGGTGCGGGAGTTCTGCAACCGGTCGCGGCGGTTCGGTCGCTGA
- a CDS encoding DUF92 domain-containing protein has translation MTAPVRRAGVFAALCTLALVVPLFGPQVAAVVAAVVLLGSAVITDGPLFDLLAYPGDYEDGRLYGLITFVLAIVALGLISVRASLPTEVFVGTAVLVGYGNLGEQLARLRTDHDVARVTVFAAVATVAAVVGQVATAVIDGTALGPSLESALPTMVFLAATGALLAALLRDMLLLYDDPVVMLSVGFLLWLLAELEPALGTVEIAAALAVTVGFGYLAYALETASVAGMLTGVLLCLLTIVLGGYGWFVVLVSFFGIGGLSTKFRYDRKEQLGVAEDNDGARGSGNVLGNAAVAIAAVLGYAASSASLLPGELEPGVFLFAFAGSVATAMSDTLSSEIGSVFETPRLITTLEPVEPGTDGGVTWQGELAGLAGAAVVAGISYVLFPEVGVAGAAIIVAAGFVGMTVDSLLGATLEGSFLGNQGVNFLATLSGALVCALLVLSFAVFG, from the coding sequence GTGACAGCACCCGTCCGGCGAGCCGGCGTCTTCGCGGCGCTGTGTACGCTCGCGCTCGTCGTTCCGCTCTTCGGTCCGCAGGTCGCAGCGGTGGTCGCTGCGGTCGTCCTCCTGGGGTCCGCCGTCATCACCGACGGCCCGCTGTTCGATCTCCTCGCCTATCCGGGCGACTACGAGGACGGCCGCCTCTACGGTCTCATCACGTTCGTTTTAGCGATCGTCGCACTCGGACTGATCAGCGTGCGCGCGTCGCTGCCGACCGAAGTCTTCGTCGGCACCGCCGTCCTCGTCGGCTACGGGAACCTCGGCGAGCAACTCGCTCGCCTGCGCACCGACCACGACGTCGCCCGCGTGACGGTCTTCGCAGCCGTCGCGACGGTCGCCGCAGTCGTCGGGCAGGTCGCGACGGCCGTCATCGACGGCACGGCGCTTGGCCCGTCGCTCGAGTCGGCGCTGCCGACGATGGTCTTCCTCGCAGCCACCGGCGCCCTGCTCGCGGCCCTGCTTCGGGACATGCTCCTGCTGTACGACGATCCCGTCGTCATGCTCTCGGTCGGCTTCCTGCTGTGGCTGCTCGCGGAACTCGAGCCGGCGCTGGGGACGGTCGAGATCGCGGCTGCGCTGGCGGTGACCGTCGGATTCGGCTACCTCGCGTACGCGCTCGAGACGGCCTCCGTCGCGGGGATGCTCACCGGCGTCCTCCTCTGTCTGCTGACGATCGTCCTGGGCGGGTACGGCTGGTTCGTCGTCCTCGTCTCGTTCTTCGGGATCGGCGGCCTGTCGACGAAGTTCCGCTACGACCGCAAGGAGCAACTCGGCGTCGCCGAAGACAACGACGGCGCGCGCGGCAGCGGGAACGTCCTCGGCAACGCCGCGGTCGCGATCGCCGCCGTCCTCGGTTACGCCGCCAGTTCGGCGTCGCTGCTGCCCGGCGAACTCGAGCCCGGCGTCTTCCTGTTCGCGTTCGCCGGCTCGGTCGCGACCGCGATGAGCGACACCCTCTCGAGCGAGATCGGCAGCGTCTTCGAGACGCCGCGGCTGATCACGACGCTCGAGCCGGTCGAACCCGGCACGGACGGCGGCGTCACTTGGCAGGGCGAGCTCGCCGGCCTCGCGGGCGCGGCCGTCGTCGCCGGCATCTCCTACGTCCTCTTCCCCGAAGTCGGGGTCGCCGGCGCGGCGATCATCGTCGCCGCCGGCTTCGTCGGCATGACCGTCGACAGCCTGCTCGGGGCGACCCTCGAGGGCTCGTTCCTCGGCAATCAGGGCGTGAACTTCCTCGCGACGCTGTCCGGCGCGCTCGTCTGTGCGCTGCTGGTGCTCTCGTTTGCCGTCTTCGGCTGA
- the dnaG gene encoding DNA primase DnaG, whose product MEDTSKYLIHADVTADGVVERSDVVGAVFGQTEGLLGDELDLRDLRQSQKVGRIDVEIASTAGQSHGHLTIATSLDKVETATLAAALETITRIGPCRADLEVTEIEDVRAAKRKEVVDRAKELLHTAFDDSVMSSEEILAEVRQHVRVEDITEYEGLPAGPRVAESDAIIVVEGRADVLTLLKYGVKNAIAVEGTNVPDAVAELTRHRTVTAFLDGDRGGDLILEELSQVGDIDYVAFAPAGESVEELDHHQLFAALRNKVPYETVSGLNEPREAVAATDGSTTPAPAPDATETSDTTDETNGSGAGTDSTASDALPRSPAIDGTRSPREYESAGTDPTQSLESNAAGSTRSASDSSTSADLEDEMRPAPANDSEPSSGTESAESAADTGTDAGAAAEPRADDADATEPEPTTVYEHATDVIRGDSDRVRFLDANGEAIDDADAGEAYDALEALETVPSTVVLDGILSQRLLDLAADRGVERIVADALGQFTKRPTDVQIHAIEGVAEEPPNGS is encoded by the coding sequence ATGGAAGACACGTCGAAATACCTCATTCACGCGGACGTCACGGCTGACGGGGTCGTCGAGCGGAGCGACGTCGTCGGCGCCGTCTTCGGGCAGACCGAAGGCCTGCTCGGCGACGAACTCGATCTCCGCGATCTCCGCCAGTCGCAGAAAGTCGGTCGTATCGACGTCGAAATAGCCAGTACCGCCGGCCAGTCACACGGCCACCTCACCATCGCGACCAGCCTCGACAAGGTCGAAACCGCGACGCTGGCCGCCGCCCTCGAGACGATCACCCGGATCGGTCCCTGCCGCGCCGATCTCGAGGTGACCGAGATCGAGGACGTCCGGGCCGCGAAGCGCAAGGAGGTCGTCGACCGCGCGAAGGAGCTGCTGCACACGGCCTTCGACGACAGCGTGATGAGCTCCGAGGAGATCCTCGCGGAGGTCCGCCAGCACGTCCGCGTCGAGGATATCACCGAGTACGAGGGTCTGCCCGCCGGCCCGCGGGTCGCCGAGAGCGACGCGATCATCGTCGTCGAGGGCCGCGCAGACGTCCTCACCCTCCTCAAGTACGGGGTCAAGAACGCCATCGCGGTCGAGGGGACGAACGTCCCCGATGCCGTCGCCGAACTCACCCGTCACCGGACCGTCACCGCCTTCCTCGACGGCGACCGCGGCGGCGACCTCATCCTCGAGGAACTCTCGCAGGTCGGCGACATCGACTACGTCGCCTTCGCCCCGGCCGGAGAGTCGGTCGAGGAACTCGACCACCACCAACTGTTCGCCGCGCTGCGGAACAAGGTTCCCTACGAGACGGTTTCGGGACTGAACGAGCCCCGTGAAGCCGTCGCCGCGACCGACGGGAGTACGACGCCCGCGCCGGCTCCGGACGCGACCGAGACGTCCGACACGACCGACGAGACGAACGGCAGCGGCGCGGGCACCGACTCGACTGCGAGCGACGCCCTCCCGCGCTCGCCGGCGATCGACGGGACGCGATCACCCCGCGAGTACGAGTCGGCGGGAACCGATCCGACGCAGTCGCTCGAGTCGAACGCCGCAGGCAGTACGCGATCGGCATCGGACTCGAGCACTAGCGCCGATCTCGAGGATGAGATGCGGCCCGCACCCGCGAACGACAGCGAACCGAGCTCCGGAACCGAGAGCGCCGAGTCAGCGGCGGACACCGGGACAGACGCCGGGGCTGCGGCCGAGCCCCGTGCGGACGACGCGGACGCGACCGAACCCGAGCCGACGACCGTCTACGAGCACGCCACCGACGTCATCCGGGGAGACTCCGATCGCGTTCGATTCCTCGATGCGAACGGCGAAGCGATCGACGACGCCGACGCCGGCGAGGCCTACGACGCCCTCGAGGCCCTCGAGACGGTCCCGTCGACGGTCGTTCTGGACGGGATTCTTTCTCAACGACTGCTCGATCTGGCGGCCGACCGCGGCGTCGAGCGGATCGTCGCGGACGCGCTGGGACAGTTCACGAAGCGACCGACGGACGTTCAGATCCACGCGATCGAGGGCGTGGCCGAAGAACCGCCGAACGGCAGCTGA
- a CDS encoding ArsR/SmtB family transcription factor, translating into MARLFPFRSETSPEEGQPRVVELEGEDADAVFSALSSTTARRIYARLDEEPGTPSDVADAIDSSIQNVRYHLENLEEAGLVEVVDTWYSSRGNEMSVYATTDGPLIVTSDESTASQLKTALSRLIGGIGALAGGSLLVQYGLTEWFGAARTESAGDGGGAGGANGAAVSESNDAADDRSGNGNGAEGNGADSADSSDGDEEGGDDMSIAEESSDSADGDGGTDTADAGAEDGADAGGDSATDINETFDAAPDGGDGTLENAADGGAEAADAVLQTVPPGLLFFLGGLAVLLAVTLYWYWYRPAY; encoded by the coding sequence ATGGCCCGTCTGTTCCCCTTCCGATCGGAAACGTCGCCAGAGGAGGGGCAACCCCGCGTCGTCGAACTCGAGGGGGAGGACGCCGACGCGGTGTTCAGCGCCCTTTCGTCGACGACGGCTCGCCGGATCTACGCACGCCTCGACGAGGAACCGGGGACGCCCAGCGACGTCGCCGACGCCATCGACTCCTCGATTCAGAACGTTCGCTACCACCTCGAGAACTTAGAGGAGGCCGGCCTCGTCGAGGTCGTCGACACCTGGTACTCCTCGCGTGGCAACGAGATGAGCGTCTACGCGACGACCGACGGGCCGTTGATCGTCACGAGCGACGAGTCGACGGCCTCGCAACTCAAGACGGCGCTGTCGCGGCTGATCGGCGGTATCGGCGCGCTCGCCGGCGGGAGCCTCCTCGTCCAGTACGGACTGACGGAGTGGTTCGGAGCGGCTCGGACGGAATCAGCCGGCGACGGCGGCGGTGCCGGCGGCGCTAACGGCGCCGCGGTGTCGGAATCGAACGATGCAGCCGACGACCGATCCGGTAACGGCAACGGAGCAGAAGGCAACGGCGCCGACAGTGCAGACAGCAGCGACGGCGACGAGGAGGGAGGAGACGACATGTCGATCGCCGAGGAATCGTCCGACTCCGCAGACGGAGACGGTGGGACGGATACCGCCGACGCAGGCGCCGAGGACGGCGCAGATGCGGGCGGCGATTCGGCGACCGATATCAACGAGACGTTCGACGCCGCGCCGGACGGCGGCGACGGCACGCTCGAGAACGCGGCCGACGGCGGGGCCGAAGCGGCCGACGCCGTCCTGCAGACGGTGCCGCCGGGACTGCTCTTCTTCCTCGGCGGGCTCGCGGTGTTGCTCGCCGTCACGCTCTACTGGTACTGGTATCGGCCCGCGTACTAG
- a CDS encoding DUF3311 domain-containing protein: MRRLELGGWIVVGVVLCALAIPWFLWGNDATVAGLPLWLWWHVGWMGLASLVFWYFAQRAWGLGIEPRSVERDAEPNDARSPSGGDAP; the protein is encoded by the coding sequence ATGCGACGTCTCGAACTCGGCGGGTGGATCGTCGTTGGGGTTGTACTCTGTGCACTGGCGATTCCGTGGTTCCTCTGGGGCAACGACGCGACCGTCGCCGGACTGCCGCTGTGGCTCTGGTGGCACGTCGGCTGGATGGGTCTCGCGTCGCTGGTCTTCTGGTACTTCGCCCAGCGAGCGTGGGGGCTCGGCATCGAACCGCGCTCCGTAGAACGGGACGCGGAACCGAACGACGCGCGCTCGCCGTCGGGCGGTGATGCGCCGTGA
- a CDS encoding sodium:solute symporter family protein, producing the protein MTASLPLQLGIIVGYLLLALAVGLIAYRLTDRTAEDFYLASRTLGTVVLLFTTFATLLSAFTFFAGPNVAYAQGPEWILVMGLMDGIIFAILWYVIGYKQWLLGQQRGYVTLGEMLGERFASKRLRGLVAGVSLLWLFPYVMLQQVGAGTALEALTDGAVPYAAGAGLITAFMILYVVVAGMRGIAWTDTLQGAFMLVTTWVALLWLLAEVGGPGAATAALASSDETAQFLSLGSDYYTPRWMLSTAITIGFGVAMFPQVNQRFFAAGSRTVLKRSFALWPILCVLLFVPSFMLGAWARGLGVSVPEGGNVLPAVLSEYTPLWFAALVIAGAMAAMMSSSDSMLLSGSSYFTRDLYRPFVDRNLSDRREDLLARAGVVVFATGAFVASLLSPAPLFDIGDAAFSGFAQLALPVLVALYWRRTTRTGITAGILGSQAFYLGNLFVGAIVGALEALAVVPLLGEVTPALVAVATTVFQGTYLGWTAGLVGMALGLVLTVGVSLVTTPAADERRAIYFDGLRAD; encoded by the coding sequence GTGACGGCCTCGCTGCCGCTGCAACTCGGCATCATCGTCGGCTACCTCCTGCTGGCGCTGGCCGTCGGGCTGATCGCCTACCGACTCACGGATCGGACCGCCGAGGACTTCTACCTCGCGAGTCGGACGCTCGGCACCGTCGTCCTCCTCTTTACGACCTTCGCGACGCTGCTGTCGGCGTTCACCTTCTTCGCCGGCCCGAACGTCGCCTACGCGCAGGGTCCCGAGTGGATTCTCGTGATGGGCCTGATGGACGGGATCATCTTCGCGATCCTCTGGTACGTCATCGGCTACAAGCAGTGGCTGCTGGGCCAGCAGCGGGGCTACGTCACCCTCGGCGAGATGCTCGGCGAGCGCTTCGCTTCGAAACGACTCCGCGGTCTCGTCGCCGGCGTGAGTCTGCTGTGGCTGTTCCCCTACGTCATGCTCCAGCAGGTCGGCGCCGGGACGGCGCTCGAGGCGCTGACCGACGGCGCGGTCCCCTACGCGGCCGGTGCAGGGCTGATCACCGCGTTCATGATTCTCTACGTCGTCGTCGCCGGAATGCGCGGGATCGCCTGGACCGACACCCTGCAGGGCGCCTTCATGCTCGTCACGACCTGGGTCGCTCTGCTGTGGCTGCTGGCCGAAGTCGGCGGGCCCGGCGCCGCGACGGCGGCGCTGGCCTCGAGCGACGAAACTGCACAGTTCCTCTCGTTAGGCAGCGACTACTACACGCCCCGCTGGATGCTCTCGACGGCGATCACGATCGGGTTCGGCGTCGCGATGTTCCCGCAGGTGAACCAGCGGTTCTTCGCCGCGGGGTCGCGGACGGTGCTCAAACGATCGTTCGCGCTGTGGCCGATCCTCTGTGTTCTCCTCTTTGTTCCGTCGTTCATGCTCGGCGCGTGGGCGCGCGGGCTCGGCGTCTCGGTGCCGGAGGGCGGCAACGTCCTCCCCGCCGTGCTGTCCGAGTACACGCCGCTCTGGTTCGCTGCGCTCGTCATCGCCGGCGCGATGGCCGCGATGATGTCCTCCTCGGACTCGATGCTACTGTCGGGGTCGTCGTACTTCACGCGGGACCTCTACCGGCCGTTCGTCGACCGGAACCTCTCGGACCGCCGCGAGGACCTGCTGGCTCGCGCCGGCGTCGTCGTCTTCGCGACGGGTGCGTTCGTCGCGAGCCTGCTCAGTCCCGCGCCCCTGTTCGACATCGGCGACGCGGCCTTCAGCGGCTTCGCGCAGCTCGCCCTGCCCGTCCTCGTCGCGCTCTACTGGCGGCGGACGACCCGCACCGGCATCACCGCCGGCATCCTCGGCAGCCAGGCGTTCTACCTCGGGAACCTGTTCGTCGGCGCGATCGTCGGCGCGCTCGAGGCGCTCGCGGTCGTCCCGCTTCTCGGCGAGGTCACGCCCGCGCTGGTCGCCGTCGCCACGACGGTCTTCCAGGGGACCTACCTGGGCTGGACGGCCGGCCTCGTCGGCATGGCGCTCGGACTCGTCCTCACCGTGGGCGTCTCGCTGGTCACGACACCGGCGGCCGACGAGCGGCGGGCGATCTACTTCGACGGACTGCGGGCGGACTGA
- a CDS encoding aminoacyl--tRNA ligase-related protein — translation MRRSEMLPFASREADGHENATVALTMRAGLVRRFGSGLYGFTPIGQRVRENIISIIAREMNAIGGQRVRLPSLNDSGIWKRSGRWANFDDEMFTLENRDGKHLCLAPSHEEGVVHLVDGVVRSYEDLPVLLYQVTSKYRDDHARNGLVRTKEFTMKDAYSLHATDDSLETYYDRVRAAYVRIFDLLGLEFAITVAENSVMGGSNSEEFVALADTGTCVLHRCTAADCRFGVTDESPTADLSAGDPCPECGGRLAAGEGIEIGHAFKLGTRYTEPAGLTVDDADGGERDVVMGSYGIGIERLLHAIVEQHGDENGCYWPGSRHDRVAPFVTSIVPLEYDGDLRDVADRLYDACGRDETLLFDDPEQTIGERFAESDLLGVPWKVILGNHYRETGEIELEARDGTTRYAPVEAVADIVERAAP, via the coding sequence ATGCGACGTAGCGAGATGCTCCCATTCGCGAGCCGCGAGGCGGACGGTCACGAGAACGCGACCGTCGCACTGACGATGCGGGCGGGACTCGTCCGCCGGTTCGGTAGCGGCCTCTACGGCTTCACGCCTATCGGCCAGCGCGTTCGAGAGAATATCATCTCGATCATTGCACGCGAGATGAACGCCATCGGCGGGCAACGGGTCAGGCTTCCCTCGCTGAACGACAGCGGGATCTGGAAACGGAGCGGCCGCTGGGCGAACTTCGATGACGAGATGTTCACGCTCGAGAATCGGGACGGGAAGCACCTGTGTCTGGCACCGTCCCACGAAGAGGGGGTCGTCCACCTCGTGGATGGGGTCGTCCGCTCTTACGAGGATCTCCCCGTCCTGCTGTACCAAGTAACATCAAAGTACCGCGACGATCACGCGCGAAACGGTCTCGTTCGGACGAAGGAATTCACGATGAAAGACGCCTACAGCCTACACGCGACAGACGATTCGCTCGAGACCTACTACGACCGGGTCCGTGCAGCGTACGTACGGATCTTCGATTTGCTCGGCCTCGAGTTCGCGATTACTGTCGCTGAGAACAGCGTTATGGGCGGATCGAACTCCGAGGAGTTCGTCGCGCTCGCCGACACCGGAACGTGCGTACTTCACCGGTGTACGGCCGCAGACTGTCGATTTGGCGTCACTGACGAGTCGCCGACCGCGGACCTGTCGGCCGGAGATCCCTGTCCCGAGTGCGGCGGCCGGCTTGCGGCTGGTGAGGGAATCGAGATCGGCCACGCGTTTAAACTTGGGACGCGGTATACCGAACCCGCGGGACTGACCGTCGACGACGCCGACGGCGGCGAACGAGACGTGGTGATGGGCAGCTACGGCATCGGTATCGAGCGACTTCTCCACGCGATCGTCGAACAGCACGGCGACGAAAACGGGTGTTACTGGCCCGGTAGCAGACATGATCGGGTGGCGCCGTTCGTTACTTCGATCGTCCCCCTCGAGTACGACGGCGACCTCCGCGACGTAGCTGATCGCCTGTACGACGCGTGCGGTCGGGATGAGACGCTCCTGTTTGACGACCCCGAGCAGACGATCGGCGAACGGTTCGCCGAGAGCGATCTGCTCGGCGTTCCCTGGAAGGTGATCCTCGGGAACCACTATCGGGAGACCGGCGAGATCGAACTCGAGGCGCGCGATGGCACGACGCGATACGCGCCCGTCGAAGCTGTGGCCGACATCGTCGAGCGGGCCGCGCCTTAG